A window of Blautia argi genomic DNA:
GAAAAAAGAGCAGTGGCACAGTTTTCCAGAAGCGTCTTAAAAAAGGCCAGCCAGGTGATTGTCCCCACAGAAAAGGTGGAAAAGCTGTTAAAGAGCTACGAAGTCAAAAATCCCATTTCCGTTATTCCAAGCGGAATTGATTTACAAAACTTCTGCCGATGTCTGTCCCAGGCGGAGAAACAAAGTTTAAAAAAGCAGTGGAACATTCCTCTGGATAACCATGTATTGGTCAGTGTGGGACGTCTGGCAAAAGAAAAGAATTTGGAGGAATTGCTTCGTTTTTTTGCAAAGCTGGTGAAAGAAGAAAAACGAGAAAAGCTCACCTTTTTAATTGCAGGGGACGGACCAGACAGGGAACGTTTGGAAAAGCTGGCAGAGGAGTTGGACATTCAGGAGAAAACCGTATTTACAGGCATGATAAATCCAAAAGAAGTAGGAAAGTATTACCAGCTGGGAGATGTGTTTGTATGTGCCTCGAACAGCGAAACACAGGGAATTACTTATATTGAAGCCCTGGCAAGCGGTGTTCCGGCGCTCTGCAGAAAAGACGAATGTCTGAATCAGGTCATAACAGACGGTTACAATGGCTTCCAATATGATTCTTATACATATTTTAAAATGCATTTAGACTATCTTCTGGAAAAGGAAGACAGAAGAAAAGAAATGGGAAAATGTGCAAAAGAAACTGCATGCCTGTATTCTACCTGGAATTTCTGCACCATGGCAGAGCGACTTTATAAAGAAACCCTGGTGCAACAGGGGGTGGCAGGACTTTCCGAAAAGAAGCAGGAAGAGCAGGGATATTCCAGGGGATTTTCCTTTGCATGGAATAAAAGAAATCTGGTAAAGAGAGGGGCGTAAGGCTATGAAAAAAATAAATATGCTGTCAAAAACGGATATGGTAAAGGGACA
This region includes:
- a CDS encoding glycosyltransferase family 4 protein; the protein is MKILITTDWYKPIINGVVTSVLNLKKELEERGHEVRVLTLSRTYESYQEAGIYYIKSVNLEKIYPNVRGVLPHIEKLVRELTDWNPDIVHSQCEFMTFSYAVKISKKCGCPLVHTYHTVYEDYVHYLPGGISRYPMGRILEKRAVAQFSRSVLKKASQVIVPTEKVEKLLKSYEVKNPISVIPSGIDLQNFCRCLSQAEKQSLKKQWNIPLDNHVLVSVGRLAKEKNLEELLRFFAKLVKEEKREKLTFLIAGDGPDRERLEKLAEELDIQEKTVFTGMINPKEVGKYYQLGDVFVCASNSETQGITYIEALASGVPALCRKDECLNQVITDGYNGFQYDSYTYFKMHLDYLLEKEDRRKEMGKCAKETACLYSTWNFCTMAERLYKETLVQQGVAGLSEKKQEEQGYSRGFSFAWNKRNLVKRGA